The following nucleotide sequence is from Borrelia coriaceae.
CTTCAACAATTGGCAAAATATCTCTCTGCACACCTTCTCTAGAAACATCATTTCCAGTTCTATTTTTAGTAACTATTTTATCAATCTCATCAATAAAAACAATTCCCATATTTTCAACTCTTGATTTGGCAATCTCTACAATATTCTCATGATCAACTAACTTTTCAAGCTCTTCAGATATAATTATCTCCCTCGCTTTTTTAATTTTTACTTCCCTTCTCTTCTTCCTATCAAATATATTACTAATCAAACCTCCAATACTCATATCAATCTCTTCGAGATTACTACCAGAAAATATCTCAATCGTAGAAATGGGTACCTTACCTGAAACATAAACATCAATAAGATTATCATCAAGAGAACCACTTCTTAATTGTTTTCTAAACTTATCTCTCAATTTTTCACGGACTTTTATTTCCTCATCACTTACATTATCATTCCCAGAATTCTCAGAAACTTTCAAAAGTTTGTCAATTATTCTCTCCTCTGCACGTTTGATTGCTTCTTCGCGCACAGAATCATACATCTCTTCTTTGACCATATTCACCGCAATACTCATTAAATCACGAATCATAGATTCAACATCACGACCCACATAACCTACCTCGGTATATTTAGTAGCTTCAACTTTAATAAAAGGAGCCTTAATAAACTTTGAAAGCCTTCTTGCAATCTCA
It contains:
- the hslU gene encoding HslU--HslV peptidase ATPase subunit, giving the protein MDKAENQNIVPKEIVAELDKYIIGQVEAKKLVSIALVNRYIRSKLPKEIRDDVMPKNIIMVGSTGIGKTEIARRLSKFIKAPFIKVEATKYTEVGYVGRDVESMIRDLMSIAVNMVKEEMYDSVREEAIKRAEERIIDKLLKVSENSGNDNVSDEEIKVREKLRDKFRKQLRSGSLDDNLIDVYVSGKVPISTIEIFSGSNLEEIDMSIGGLISNIFDRKKRREVKIKKAREIIISEELEKLVDHENIVEIAKSRVENMGIVFIDEIDKIVTKNRTGNDVSREGVQRDILPIVEGSKVNTRYGIVDTSHILFIAAGAFNLSKPSDLIPELQGRFPIKVELKSLSVNDFKNILKHTQNSLLKQYIAMFKVYNLTLTFSEEAIDRIAELAFNMNYEGENLGARRLHGVMEKILADLFFEAPGSKLKKIEINLGYVNEKIKINEQKDLNYYII